From Vigna angularis cultivar LongXiaoDou No.4 chromosome 11, ASM1680809v1, whole genome shotgun sequence:
tatgttaaacaatttttgaTCATAACAAATATTCAGTCccttattattgttttaacttttcttcttcttatttccTTTGGATTATAATTAAGGGAAAGTGTTGATGATGTAGTGACCATGGGGATTTCAGTAGTAAACTTGAATTTCTAAATGTCTACATAAACAATTTGTTCCAAGTAATGtgaattaattatatgattGTTGAAATAATGTTGTGCTAAATAAGGTTATATACATCTCTGTATACTTGTTGGATAATCAAGATGGTTTGAGAGGATTTAATAGATGATCGATTAATTATTCTAAGTCTAAATGGTGGAGAATGTGATGTGTTACTTGGTATATAATAGATCATATtgtgttaatattttaagttattaaCTCACCTTTATATgcatatgtaatatatatatattactatgaTCATCGATCATACTTAATACAATACGGTGATAAATAGATCAAACaagatttgaaaaatttgaaatctttacaatattattttgttaatacaATGTTtcacatatacatataaatatattatcataaatatagttgtattgttgtatttttttttgggatattatattatttaatttttttttgcattgtAGCCTAAgttatatatcataaattttaaattatttttttatggaataattatatattctttGCATTATGTTTAAAATACCTGTTAGGGGTAAAGCTATCTTTTGGTTCCATTAAGCCAACCCCGAAATACTACTTTGGTTAACACTTACCTGTTGCAGTTTCCGactttaaataacaaaatatatattttttaaatattagttttaaatataataaatctcAGTTAATTTTGAGTTATTCATTATTGATTTTATGTGACGCAGAAAAGGGCAGTTACATTAACCTgagataacaaaaaaaaaaaaagaatagcaGTATTTTTATTACAACAATTGCAGAAACTGAAGCACTTTACATTGCTTTGGTTATATAAATACatgatagaaaataaaagaatttggtGTTATTTCTTATTGCCTTATTGAAATAAGAATTAAGTCAATGAATTATTAGGTAGCAATAGAAGGATATAAAACGTATTATCCTTACAAGTAAGGATTAATTCCAGATGAGCAGTGCATGGTTAGAACAGTTCAACATTTTGAAGTCTTAAGTTCTAAAGAGGAATTGCCAAGTTTTTACGCTGCACACGCGCTTCATCCTTCAGCTCTATCATGCTACCAATGATGATGTCAGAAGCACTATTCACAATCTCTGACAAGTTCCTGCACCACAAACAACTTAATTAGCCAAGTTATTTATAAGAACTTAGAATCAGACAAATAAAACCTTTCAAAATGCATCTAAATCCAGAAGTTTAGCATGTcgttaatatatataaatgcaaTACGTTATTGTTAATACATCACACTCATTGTAGAAAGCAATGTCAGCCTAGATTTTTGTAATGGTGCAAAGACAAATAGATATACAGTTAAATGAGTACACATATATTGTTACTTATGAGCAGATAAAccttaattatttttgtcttatGTAGAGTTTGGAAAAGAACTTACCCTTTAGAGGAGTTGAACGTGAGTCCCACGGTGTACTTAACCTCCTCAAGAGCCCACTTGAAGCGGCGAAGTTCGTCTTGCGACCACTTAGGGTTGTTGACAAGACGCAACTGCGAAGGCTTAACGTCGCAGAAGATGGGAATAACCTTCTTGTTGCACCCGAGAAGAAGCGCCAGCTCATGGAGACAAAAGTAAGATTCGGTGTAGCGTGGAGACAGAAGCGCCACTCCGATCTGGCATTCCATAACAGCCCGGTt
This genomic window contains:
- the LOC108333833 gene encoding TIR-only protein; the protein is MQRQVAMSLRRVLSQPKRAQEMVRRVTEPCDVFLNHRSMDTKKTVATLMYDHLKRHGFNPFLDNKTMKPGDKLFDKINRAVMECQIGVALLSPRYTESYFCLHELALLLGCNKKVIPIFCDVKPSQLRLVNNPKWSQDELRRFKWALEEVKYTVGLTFNSSKGNLSEIVNSASDIIIGSMIELKDEARVQRKNLAIPL